One window of Sphingobacteriales bacterium genomic DNA carries:
- a CDS encoding LptF/LptG family permease, translating to MLLKIIDRYIIVKFLGAFVFTVLLFAAVAVSIDISERIDDFLENSAPLSGILLKYYLNFVPYIIFFLSPLFIFIAAIFFTSRLASRSEIIAILAGGVSFYRLLFVPYFISAVILVGVQLYANHYFVPNANKIRFDFEDKYVKKKTGTSNRNVHMQIAPDTYIYTETFTTRDSMGRNFTLENIRNKQLTYKLSAKTLEWIDSTRQWRLGNYLAHSFNELRETIRTGENLDTSFNLKPSDFQKKVNLKEAMTTPELSVFIEEEKVKGAPYIEFYQVERYRRTAVPFATFILTIIAFAISSRKVRGGVGLHLFIGIAISSTYILLLQFATTFATNGNLSPLLSVWLPNLLFAIISVYLLIKAPK from the coding sequence ATGTTGCTAAAAATCATTGACCGGTATATTATTGTTAAGTTTCTGGGAGCCTTTGTTTTTACCGTTCTCCTCTTTGCAGCCGTTGCCGTATCCATAGATATTTCGGAACGGATAGACGATTTTTTGGAAAACAGCGCGCCGCTTAGCGGTATTCTGCTGAAATACTACCTGAATTTTGTTCCTTATATCATCTTTTTCCTCAGCCCTTTATTTATATTCATTGCTGCGATTTTTTTTACTTCCCGTCTTGCTTCCCGTTCAGAAATCATCGCCATTTTAGCCGGCGGAGTCAGTTTTTACCGGTTGCTTTTTGTGCCCTATTTTATCTCGGCGGTTATCTTGGTCGGAGTTCAGTTGTATGCCAATCACTATTTCGTGCCAAATGCAAACAAAATCAGGTTTGACTTTGAAGATAAATATGTAAAGAAAAAAACCGGTACCAGCAACCGAAACGTCCACATGCAAATAGCGCCCGATACCTATATCTATACCGAAACCTTTACCACCCGCGACTCAATGGGCCGGAACTTTACCTTAGAAAACATCAGGAACAAGCAACTGACTTATAAATTAAGTGCTAAAACATTAGAATGGATTGACAGTACACGGCAATGGAGATTGGGGAATTACTTAGCCCATTCTTTCAACGAACTTCGCGAAACCATCCGGACAGGTGAGAATTTAGATACTTCCTTTAACCTCAAACCTTCCGATTTTCAGAAAAAAGTAAATCTCAAAGAAGCAATGACCACCCCCGAACTGTCTGTATTTATAGAGGAGGAAAAGGTAAAAGGAGCTCCGTATATTGAGTTTTATCAGGTAGAGCGGTATCGCAGAACTGCCGTGCCGTTTGCCACCTTTATCCTCACCATCATAGCCTTTGCCATTTCTTCGAGAAAAGTTCGCGGCGGCGTAGGTTTACATCTCTTTATAGGAATTGCCATCAGCAGCACCTATATTCTGCTCCTACAGTTTGCCACTACTTTTGCCACAAACGGCAACCTCTCTCCTTTGTTAAGCGTTTGGCTACCCAACCTGTTGTTTGCCATCATTAGTGTCTATCTGTTGATTAAAGCACCGAAATAA
- a CDS encoding glycosyltransferase produces MYPIAVVSVNQHKYSETFIHNHVRLLPAKVHYLFNGYLPQQYSTEGVNGTACSFQTGNFFQRLAGVSEKKRLQKTLVGYLKKHAIKAVLAEYGPSGVEMMPVCREAGVPLIVHFHGYDAYRDDMMQTYGKNYPQLFKEAAAIIVVSKHMRQRLLDLGCPPEKITHTACGYDDTLFTPCNPSQNPPLFVSVGRFDETKAPHLLILAFAKVLEQQPEARLTMIGDGHLLESCKMLAKFLKVSDAVTFTGSLTHEQVAQHLQQARAFVQHSVTTHSNDTEGTPVAILEACASGLPVIATKHAGIPDVVLHNETGLLVEEGDLQGMAAFIVELAKHPQLAAGMGIAAAERMKENFTLKHHIQTVWKVIQQAIDRIEPQDSPPALPDNADTSQFSPQYSGLKQIKP; encoded by the coding sequence ATGTATCCTATTGCTGTTGTATCGGTGAATCAACATAAATACTCCGAAACCTTTATCCACAATCATGTGCGGCTTTTACCTGCCAAAGTACATTATCTATTTAACGGTTACCTCCCGCAACAATACAGCACTGAGGGGGTAAATGGCACTGCATGTAGTTTTCAAACGGGTAATTTTTTTCAGCGGCTTGCAGGAGTTAGCGAAAAAAAACGCTTGCAAAAAACGTTGGTTGGATATTTAAAAAAGCATGCCATCAAAGCAGTGCTTGCCGAATATGGCCCTTCGGGGGTGGAAATGATGCCGGTATGTCGTGAGGCTGGAGTACCTTTAATCGTTCATTTTCACGGATATGATGCCTATCGCGATGATATGATGCAGACTTATGGTAAAAATTATCCGCAGCTATTTAAAGAGGCTGCTGCCATTATTGTTGTATCAAAACACATGCGCCAAAGGTTATTGGATTTGGGTTGTCCGCCGGAAAAAATCACCCATACGGCTTGCGGTTATGACGACACGCTGTTTACCCCTTGCAACCCTTCACAAAACCCACCCCTGTTTGTATCAGTAGGGCGGTTTGATGAAACAAAGGCTCCCCACTTACTCATATTGGCATTTGCCAAAGTGTTGGAACAACAGCCGGAAGCCCGACTAACCATGATTGGGGATGGTCATTTGTTGGAATCCTGTAAAATGTTGGCTAAATTCCTAAAGGTTTCTGATGCTGTTACTTTTACCGGAAGTTTAACACATGAACAGGTTGCGCAGCATCTGCAACAAGCGCGCGCTTTTGTACAACATTCCGTTACCACACATTCCAACGATACCGAAGGCACACCGGTTGCCATCTTAGAAGCCTGTGCTTCGGGATTACCGGTAATTGCTACCAAACATGCCGGTATTCCCGATGTTGTTTTACACAATGAAACAGGGCTTTTGGTTGAAGAAGGAGATCTTCAGGGAATGGCAGCTTTTATAGTTGAACTTGCCAAACATCCGCAATTGGCTGCCGGTATGGGAATAGCCGCCGCTGAAAGGATGAAAGAAAATTTTACCTTAAAACACCATATACAAACGGTATGGAAAGTCATTCAACAGGCTATAGACCGTATCGAACCGCAAGATTCACCCCCTGCCCTGCCGGACAATGCTGATACATCACAATTCTCCCCCCAATATTCAGGGCTAAAACAAATTAAGCCGTAG
- a CDS encoding ABC-F family ATP-binding cassette domain-containing protein gives MNYILAENITKVYGIKVLFEQIDFSINKGQKIALIARNGAGKSSLIRILVGLDSSDMGGTVRLQKGVKLGYIEQEPQLNPQDTVLSSVFNSDNPVIAVIQRYELALLRHEQQPSAQTQKDLETCIEAMQLNDAWDYETKIKQILTRFKITKLNQSIGEMSGGEKKRVAMASVLIQEPDLVIMDEPTNHLDLEMIEWLEEYLRQSNLTLLLVTHDRYFLNRVTNEIVELEGGKLQRFRGNYEYYLEKKSELQANLKAETEKAQKLMRKELEWMRTQPKARTTKAKSRIDAFDHIEEKAAKKLKEDELTFDGINAARIGNRTIELYHIDKRFGEQIILDDFTYLFKRRDRAGIVGKNGAGKTTFLNILAGLEKPDAGKLQIGQTLVMGYYTQDGLQLKEDRKVIDVVRDVAEILPLKKGKFYTAAQLLDHFMLGYDMHQNYVSTLSGGERRRLYLLTILMKNPNFLILDEPTNDLDLLTLNLLEDFLLQFEGCLVIVSHDRYFMDKLVEHLFVFEGEGKVRDFPGNYSRYREAKEDEEQAERELQKQSKDKTPAEVKTNAEKQPETSQKPKTKLSFKEQREFEQLEIELEQLENEKEQLGQRMNNNEQSSHAELMQWANRLNEVIQTIETKTDRWLELSEYA, from the coding sequence ATGAATTATATACTGGCAGAAAATATAACCAAGGTTTACGGCATCAAAGTGCTGTTCGAGCAGATAGATTTCAGCATCAACAAAGGACAAAAAATTGCGCTCATTGCCCGGAACGGTGCCGGAAAATCTTCGCTCATTCGCATCCTGGTTGGGTTGGATTCGTCTGATATGGGCGGAACGGTGCGTTTGCAAAAGGGGGTAAAGCTGGGATATATTGAGCAGGAACCGCAGTTAAATCCTCAAGATACCGTACTCAGTTCCGTGTTTAACTCCGATAATCCGGTCATAGCGGTCATACAACGCTACGAACTTGCACTATTGCGCCACGAGCAACAACCATCTGCCCAAACCCAAAAAGATTTGGAAACCTGCATCGAAGCCATGCAACTGAACGATGCCTGGGACTATGAAACCAAAATCAAACAGATTTTAACCCGCTTTAAAATTACCAAACTCAACCAATCTATCGGCGAAATGTCGGGTGGCGAAAAAAAACGCGTAGCCATGGCCAGTGTGTTGATACAAGAACCTGATCTGGTCATCATGGACGAACCCACCAACCATCTCGACTTAGAAATGATTGAGTGGTTAGAAGAATATCTGCGACAAAGCAACCTTACCCTGTTGTTGGTTACCCACGACCGCTATTTTCTGAACCGCGTTACCAACGAAATCGTGGAACTCGAAGGGGGGAAACTGCAACGATTTAGAGGAAATTACGAGTATTATCTCGAAAAAAAGTCGGAACTGCAAGCCAATCTGAAAGCAGAAACCGAAAAGGCACAAAAGCTGATGCGCAAAGAATTGGAATGGATGCGCACCCAACCTAAAGCAAGAACCACCAAAGCCAAATCGAGGATTGATGCCTTTGACCATATTGAAGAGAAGGCTGCCAAAAAACTAAAAGAAGATGAATTGACCTTCGACGGCATCAATGCCGCAAGAATTGGCAACCGCACCATCGAGCTGTATCATATTGACAAGCGTTTTGGTGAGCAAATTATTTTAGACGATTTTACCTACCTCTTTAAACGCCGCGACCGCGCCGGTATAGTGGGAAAAAACGGCGCAGGAAAAACCACGTTCCTCAATATTCTTGCCGGGTTGGAAAAACCGGATGCCGGCAAACTGCAAATCGGACAGACTTTGGTAATGGGATACTATACTCAGGACGGTTTGCAACTGAAAGAAGACCGGAAGGTAATTGATGTGGTCAGGGATGTGGCAGAGATTTTACCCCTCAAAAAAGGGAAGTTCTATACCGCCGCGCAACTCTTAGACCATTTTATGCTCGGCTACGACATGCACCAAAACTATGTTTCCACCCTTAGCGGTGGCGAGCGCCGACGGCTATACCTGCTGACCATCTTGATGAAAAACCCCAATTTCCTGATCCTCGACGAGCCTACCAACGACCTCGACCTGCTTACCCTCAATTTGCTCGAAGATTTTCTGTTGCAGTTTGAAGGCTGTTTGGTCATCGTTTCGCACGACCGCTATTTTATGGACAAATTAGTGGAACACCTGTTTGTGTTTGAAGGCGAGGGTAAAGTCCGCGATTTCCCCGGCAATTACAGCCGGTACCGCGAGGCGAAAGAAGATGAAGAGCAGGCTGAACGCGAATTGCAAAAACAAAGCAAAGACAAAACACCGGCTGAGGTTAAAACCAACGCTGAAAAACAACCGGAAACAAGCCAAAAACCAAAAACAAAATTGTCGTTTAAAGAGCAGCGCGAGTTTGAACAATTAGAAATTGAGCTGGAACAATTAGAAAAC
- the tgt gene encoding tRNA guanosine(34) transglycosylase Tgt has protein sequence MKFTLTNTDPNSKARAGTLQTGHGEIETPVFMAVGTLGTVKAVHIHELSDPVQAQIILGNTYHLYLRPGLEVLQKAGGLHRFNGWDNPILTDSGGYQVYSLAHKRKITPEGVKFQSHIDGSSHLFTPESVMDIQRGIGADIIMAFDECTPYPCEYNYASKSLNLTHQWLGRCIDRFDNTPPNYGYTQSLFPIVQGSVYRDLRIKSAETIAAHEREGNAIGGLAVGEPAEIMYEMTDLVCSILPADKPRYLMGVGTPVNILEAIALGVDMFDCVMPTRNARHGLLFTANGIIHIKNSKWKNDFSPIDEKSPAPTSRIHTKAYLRHLFVSQEILAMQIASIHNLSFYLWLTSEARRQIQAGTFATWKSEMVNKLMQKL, from the coding sequence TTGAAGTTCACCCTCACAAATACCGACCCAAACAGCAAAGCACGGGCGGGAACACTCCAAACCGGTCACGGGGAAATTGAAACCCCTGTTTTTATGGCGGTCGGAACACTCGGAACGGTCAAAGCAGTACATATCCACGAATTATCCGACCCTGTTCAGGCACAAATCATCCTTGGGAACACTTACCATTTGTACCTGCGCCCGGGCTTGGAGGTATTACAGAAAGCCGGAGGTTTACACCGGTTCAATGGATGGGATAACCCCATACTGACCGATAGCGGCGGGTATCAGGTCTATTCTTTGGCACATAAACGAAAAATCACGCCGGAAGGGGTGAAATTCCAATCCCATATAGACGGGTCGTCCCATCTTTTTACTCCCGAAAGCGTGATGGACATTCAACGGGGCATTGGCGCAGACATCATCATGGCCTTTGACGAATGTACCCCCTACCCTTGCGAGTATAACTACGCTTCCAAATCGCTGAATCTAACCCATCAATGGTTGGGGCGGTGCATTGACCGTTTCGACAACACTCCCCCAAACTATGGTTACACGCAATCCCTTTTCCCCATAGTTCAGGGAAGTGTTTACAGGGATTTGCGAATAAAATCGGCGGAAACCATTGCGGCACACGAGCGGGAAGGCAACGCCATAGGTGGGCTTGCGGTGGGCGAACCTGCCGAAATCATGTATGAAATGACCGACCTTGTCTGCAGCATACTGCCGGCAGATAAACCCCGTTATCTGATGGGCGTTGGGACACCGGTAAACATTCTCGAAGCCATTGCCCTTGGGGTGGATATGTTCGATTGTGTAATGCCCACCCGGAATGCGCGGCATGGATTGTTGTTTACCGCAAATGGCATCATCCACATCAAAAACAGCAAATGGAAAAACGATTTCAGCCCCATAGATGAAAAAAGTCCGGCTCCGACAAGCAGGATACACACCAAAGCCTATCTCCGGCATTTGTTTGTATCTCAGGAAATTTTAGCAATGCAAATTGCATCCATACACAATTTGTCGTTTTACCTTTGGCTGACATCCGAAGCAAGACGGCAAATTCAAGCAGGCACGTTTGCAACATGGAAATCGGAGATGGTAAACAAACTCATGCAAAAACTTTAA
- a CDS encoding DMT family transporter produces MFKEQLQLHFIVLLFGFTAILGKLISLDAVELVGYRMFLAAIGMVGVQLVVGKSWHLPFKTMSAIFGVGALVALHWITFFAAIKVSNVAVTLGCFASVTLFTSLLEPLIERRKVWSVEIFLGIIIITGLYIMSRFAFDYWLGIILALISAFLASLFGVLNKQLTRKHDFILISLYEMAAGALIINLYIFTGSGYQQTIWQVSGMDWLWLMLLAWVCTTYAFVGIVYLLRHLSAYTVALAINLEPVYGILFAYFIFGESERMDGGFYLGAIVILASVIIYPLLKQRYLPKK; encoded by the coding sequence ATGTTCAAAGAACAGCTACAACTGCATTTCATTGTTTTGCTGTTTGGTTTTACCGCCATTCTCGGCAAACTGATTAGTTTAGATGCAGTGGAATTGGTGGGTTATCGGATGTTTTTGGCGGCAATAGGGATGGTAGGAGTTCAGTTGGTAGTTGGTAAATCATGGCATTTACCCTTTAAAACCATGTCCGCTATTTTTGGAGTAGGGGCATTGGTTGCCTTGCATTGGATAACTTTTTTTGCGGCCATCAAAGTTTCTAATGTAGCGGTTACTTTGGGATGTTTTGCAAGCGTTACTCTTTTCACCTCGCTTTTAGAGCCGCTTATCGAACGGCGAAAAGTATGGTCAGTAGAGATTTTTCTAGGCATCATCATCATTACAGGGTTGTACATCATGAGCCGCTTTGCATTCGACTATTGGTTGGGCATCATCTTAGCGCTTATTTCTGCATTTTTAGCGAGTCTGTTTGGTGTGTTAAACAAACAACTCACCCGCAAACACGATTTTATCCTGATTTCACTCTACGAAATGGCGGCAGGTGCCTTAATCATTAACTTATACATATTTACCGGCAGCGGGTATCAGCAAACTATCTGGCAAGTTTCGGGCATGGATTGGTTATGGTTAATGTTGCTTGCCTGGGTTTGTACCACTTATGCCTTTGTAGGTATTGTTTATTTACTCCGTCATTTGTCGGCCTATACGGTTGCTTTAGCCATCAACTTAGAACCTGTCTATGGCATCCTGTTTGCTTATTTTATCTTTGGCGAATCAGAACGCATGGACGGAGGTTTTTACCTTGGCGCTATCGTTATTCTGGCATCGGTCATCATTTACCCTCTCCTAAAACAGCGTTATTTACCTAAAAAATAA